The Oncorhynchus nerka isolate Pitt River linkage group LG11, Oner_Uvic_2.0, whole genome shotgun sequence genome includes the window AAAGACTCCGTCCCCTGGTCGACAGGCCATCATATCCTGTATGGCATAGGCGATGGCGTACACAGCCTTGTACACATTATAGCTGGCTCTCAGCTGAGACACGTCAGCATACTGGCTCTCCCCCTCACCTAGGATTGACACTTCATTTTACTGAAATAACATTGGGAATCAGGACAAAAAAGTGAGATTTAGGTGTAAAGTCTCCCTCACGTATGACCTCTGACCCAGTACACTGTCGCCTGGATGGCAGTGTCACGCTGGGGTCAACCCCCAGAGAACACCCAAACATCTCCTCCCACAATTCCCTCAGGAAGGGGTCGGACTTCTGGTAGTCCCTGTCTGGATGGCGGCGTGTTAGGAAAGGCCCCAGGCCGGGAATTTCAGCTTTCTTCAGGGCAAAACCGATTGTCCCGGCAAGAGAGGGCAGGTTTTTTGGGGCAGCGATAGTAGAGAAAGTGACCCAGGCCTCTGAGGCAATCCACTGCTTATCTGTAATGTTCTGACGGACAACCTCTTCCATCAGGGCCTGGAGAATGAAATGGTTAAAAAGATCAAGATAGTCAAGATGAAATAGATGATTATCAATTAGGATATGATTGTGTCCATAAAGGGCATCAAGACACGGTAAGACACAAGGACACTGCTACAGCTGTGTTACAAATCATTAACAATACTCTGACTGGTAACTGCTCACCCCTGAATGACCCGCGAATCCAACAAATGCCACCACCACTCTGGCAGTAGATCCTCTGATGGTGTCTGCAATGTGCCTGATCTTTCTCTTAGATGGTAACTTGGGGATGACCATCAGTGAGAGAAAGGGAAAAGTGTCAGAGAAAATCAGAGAGAGCGTTTCTATTAGATTAGAACAGAGGGGGAGTCAGAGTGAAAGAacgagagcaaaagagagagtaTACTGTCAGATTATCAGAGTGAGGTCATACCTTGGGGAGGACCTCAGAGTAGGCGACACACACCCCAGATCCCTGGAGCTCTTGGAGAAGCAGCTGAACCCCAAACTTGCCATAGTCACCATCCTCTGACACCAGTCCCACCCACACCCAGCCCAGCTGACGCAGCAGCTTGGCCATGCCCCGAGCCTGGAAGGCATCGCTGGGTACCGTACGGAAGAATGAGGGGTACCTCCAGTTGTCACTCAAGCATGCACAAGTGGCAAAGTAACTCACctgggagagaacagagagagagatagtacacacacagagagagagagagagagagagataattgccTGTAGAGCTCCAAAATAGGAGTCAATGAGACTGAGAATTATAATTTGTAAGAGGCAGATGGAGAAGGAATTAAACTTTAGAGAGAGGCAAATCTAGAAATGTAATGTGAAAAGAGGCATCATCTCATCCCAACCTGTAATCCAACCCCTGCCTCACCATGGGTAAATCAAACGGCCCGAGGGTCTGTGCCACGACCATGGAAGCTGAGGAACGGGCATCCCCGATGATGACGGGAACCTCAGGAGTAGTGCCACACTCTGTGCCCACCACGGAGGTCTCCTTGCCGGTCACCATGGCTAGGGCTGCCCCCAGGGTAGTGCCCTCTGACCGGCATGTGTCAGATGCCAGGAACCCCAGGGTGAGGTTAGGCAGGAGGGCTGGGTCACGGTTAATCTCCTCCAAAGCAAAGATCATAGTCTGGAGCCAGCGGTAAGCACGCTGGTTGAACCTGACAGACGGATGAAaggaagaaacagagagataggagGTAAACTGAATACACATTAACTTCAGGTGAAAACACAATGACAAAAAGCTGTTATCACACAAGCTGCATACATTGTACAGGTAGAATTTCCCTTAATGCTCCTGAACTCCTGCTCTGGTAGAGGGGCTTCCACATGGATGGGGAACAGGCCCCCAATGACCACATCTCCTGCCCGATAAACACTGCCGGAGACGGGCTTAGCTTCCAGCCGACAagccccctctccacctccatccaGACCCCAGACAGACCCAGGGACATGGAGACAGTAGAGCAGCCACAGCCAGCCACACAGGCtcatcacctggagagagacaaggcTGAGGACTGGGAGAGTTCTGTCACCTGTTGGAGAGAGACCAAACCAAGAACTTGCAGACAGAACACTCTGTAGACATAAAGACATGAACAAAAGTGATATCAATTAAAATATACACCATTCAACACAGACACCAGTAACCAGACATGTGAAACAACAATGATAGACACACAACCTTGTTCTGCTTCTGACCTACCTGGCAACAGTAAATCTTATCCTgatgagacaggcagacagagagagagagagagagggagagagagaggatgagtgtCTGTCAGTCTGGTATCTCCtgcagagagtgtgagagtgaaagagggagaggaagaggagagaaggggagcttCTGATATAGGGAGAAATGAGCCCCCGGCTAAAAAACAAGCACACGGCCACCAGGGGGTGCTTGTAGGGAGGATGGGGCAGGAGGGGGTTAATTGGGGACTTGTTATTGGAGGATAACATGGGGAGCAGGTAATTGGGGGTAATTGGAGAAAGCCTGTGAGGGTGATGTTATTGAAGGTAATGTGTagtacaggagatacagtatctGTTCTTCAACAACATCTGATGGATCCATTCAGACAGATATTACATCATTCTgtactatttttattttacctttatttagcttggcaagtcagttaagaacaaattcttgttttcaatgatggccttgtGGGTTTAAatcgccttgttcaggggcagaacgacagagttttaccttgtcagctcggggattcaatcttgcaacctttcggttactagtccaacgctctaaccactaggctacttgccacccTTATTAAATCCCCACACCAATAGAAATCCACTTTTTCAAGCTGAAAGGTGCCAAGAGTTTACCCATGATGTTCCACAATGATGTTAGTCGATAAGTTATCGTTGTAGTCAAAATATGATACATTAGTTAAAACAGATTGTGACATACAATGATGTGAGATCCCAGCCGCACAAGCTAAATCTGAGATGCGGCTTCATCCACCCGGCAAAACTCATCTTGTCCTTCCAGAAGAGAAAACACACATTTCTCCACCGCCAGGGATGCTCAAAACTAAGACGCAAGGGTATGAGTGAACAGATGAAAACCCCCATTATGACTGGCTCAATATTCAGGAATGCTGTCCATGCACTATCACGCAGCCTTTGCCTATTGGCTATGATGCTGCCTTCAGCATAAGACAACAATAAGGAAGtgttgtcgtggaaatttcctctatttaccaaatcatgagagcaaaccacacacaagtcagagttagttatcacaaagtccatctttaattatatgagctccatcacagccctgtgactctcagatcaattcagtgtctatcaatgaattctctgagtcCCTTCCACAtttcaactgagatcctttatagcaaagacacataCAGGATAAGACAGCATCGGCATAATTCAtcattcagctttgtctcctaaactatgttattttctcaaactcagaaccataatccaatcctccatatcaacaggcatatatcaaatccatcctatcttgacaagatcacagagacacactgactggcacacagacattgtggagccaagagatacacgcttgacctctcccctctctccggcccaaacaacttagtcttgacatagaacagatactgcaaccctgccacagtattatacaaaaataacattctgatgagaagtaacttacaaacatatgatgaatataaaacatcttacctatgttaccaatccattctgattattccccaacagtaCAAGGAACATTACGAATATGCTGAGTAATGgattttgttattattattttattgttattattattttaccaggatattaacacagagatgacATCACACCAATGAATGCACAGCGGACAGTAATATTCAGGTGTCACACGGACTGAGGCTGCTTCCTTGTGGGGCTACAATGCATTGAATCCCTACATGGGACAAATATACCTATATGCGCTGAGTAAATCAAACATTAGAAACacgttcctaatattgagttgcccccctACACCCCTAATTTTTCAATTCATcggggcgtggactctacaaggttctGAAAGCGTttcacagagatgctggcccatgttaactccaatgcttcccacagttgtcaagttggctggatgtcctttgtgtggtggaccattcttgatacacactggaaactgttggAAATTAAAAACCCAGCaactgttgcagttcttgacacaaaccattgcacctggcacctactaccataccctgttcaaaggcacttacatcttttgtcttgcccatttacactttgaatggcacacagacgcaatccatgtctcaattggcttgaaaatcattatttaacccgtctcctccccttcatctacctgtctcctcccctccagctACGCTGATCGAAGTGGAttcaacaagtgacatcaataaggtcagtctatgtcagtctatgtcatggaaagagcaggtgttcttaatgttttgtacactcagtgtaagttGGAAGCTATTCCCCTACAATGTGTTTGCTTGTTGCGACTGCTAAGGAGAGATGGCCAGTCCCATATGAACACAATTGCTTTTGTTTCGTTTTCTTCCTGTTGATTTGTGTCCTCCTTTTGTTTCGGGCAAAGCTTTCTCCCAGGGAGGACTTGGCCTACAGGGCATGATGAACAATATAGATTATAGACTGAATTGTTTTGCACGtgcaattttttgttgttgtatgtaGTATGGAATACTCAAATACCTGCAGGTCCTATTTGACTATGTATCTTTTGTTATGTTCACTTTCTACCTTTTTAAAAATTCTCTTCATTACCGACCCTAAATAATGAATATCTGAAGACTAAAACATGGGGTAGggagatggggttagggatgTGGGGGCTAGGAAGAAGGGGTTAGGGAAGGGGGGCTAGATATTGTGGGGCTAGGAAGGTGGGGTTAGGGATGTGGGGGCTAGGGAAAGGGGTTAAGGAAGGGGGCTAGGGAGATGGAGTTAGGGAGAAGGGGTTAAGGAAGGGGGCTAgggagatggggttagggagggatgTGGGGGCTAGGGTGAAGGGGTTAGGGAAGGGGGCTAGGGAGATGGGGTTAGTGATGTGGGGGCTAGGGAAAAGGGGTTAGGGGAAGATTGGGGGCTAGGGAGGTGGGGTTAAGGAAGGAAGGTGGGGGGGGGCTAGGGAGGTTACACCAAACAGACCTAAAACACTTTTCATGAAACGTTCTCCTGAATCGATGTTGCATTATTATATACACCTCTATTTTCTAAAATTAAGAAAATAGGATTGCAGAACCATTTGTACAAAGTGGCTGCTTTTTCGTCATGCTTTTTCATCATCCCCAAACAAAACTTAAGGATTGGCCCCTTAAGGATTGGCCCCCCCTtctttcaattttcacctaaaatgacataaccAAATCTagcagcctgtagctcaggccgtGAAGCAAAGATATGGATTTTGCTTGGTacaatttgaaaggaaacactgaagtttgtggaaacgtgaaaggaatgtaggagaatataacatatTGGATCTGGAAAAAGATATTACGTAGAAAAAAAAcctgtttaattttttttttgtaccatcatctttgaaatgcaagacaaaggccataatgtattattccagcccaggtgcaatttagatattggccactagatggagcagtgtatgtgcaaagttttagactgatccaatgaaccattgtatttttGTTCAAATGTTGGTataaagactgcccaaatgtgcctaatttgtttattaataacttttcatgttaaaaactgtgcactctcctcaaacaatatcatgccattctttcactgtaatagctactgtaaattggacagttcaGTTAGATTAATAAGAATTTatgctttctgccaatatcagatatgtctatgtcctgtgaaatgttcttgttaattacaacctcatgctaatcacatcagcctacattagctcaaccgtcccacaggggacccaccaatcctgaagaagtgAATATCTATTGTCAAAATTAATATATTGCCATGGCagaatttctgtagttcaatgctTCCCATGTTTCCCCTTCTGTCTATAGGGATAAAATGTGCGGTTTCAAAATTCATATGGTATGGTAAGCGATCCCGGATAAAATGATCAAACTTACAAAGATGGAAAGACGTAGGATCCGTAACAAACTTTAAATTGAATTTCCAGGCACTATCATTTCACCCCATCCTAAATTGATTTAGACATAATTCTTCCTCCCTCTAGCTCAGTATATAGAGAAGTATGATGTCTCATGttgccctggaagaggtggtcttcactgatatatcccttaacCCTAGAACCGCTGGGCCTCCCTTCACGCTAATGAGCAGTCATTCTAACCGTAACATTATAACAGTGTAAATAATATATTTAATACACGCAATCGCAAACATAATAATTTGGTTGTTTATGAAGGCCTTGGTTAATAACATTAGAATACAATGAttgagaccactgtgttcttggggaccttcaatgatgcagaaatgttttggtacccttccccagatctgtgcctcgacacaatcctgtctcagagctctacaggcaattccttcaacctcatggcttggtttttgcactgtcaactgtgggaccttataaagacaggtgtgtgcctttccaaatcatgtccaatcaattgaatttaccacaggtggactccaatcaagtttaaGAACattttaaggatgatcaatggaatcaggatgcacctgggtttcattttgagtctcatagcaaaggctctgaatGCTTATGCAAAtatagtatttctgttttttaaatatttttttaaataaatttgctaaaattttTGAATAAGTCTGTAACATATCGACATGTGGAAAAAGTTATGAGGTCTGagtgctttccgaatgcactgtatgaccATTTTATAGACGGTATAATTGCATGATGTATTATTTAGTATTTTGCCAACCGCGCTTCCTGTCTCCCCAAGATGAACATGATGTATTATTTTGTTTTCTGCCAACCGCGCTTCCTGTCTCCCCAAGATGAACATGATGTATTATTTAGTATTTTGCCAACCGCGCTTCCTGTCTCCCCAAGATGAACATGATGTATTATTTAGTATTTTGCCAACCGCGCTTCCTGTCTCCCCAAGATGAACATGATGTATTATTTAGTATTTTGCCAACCGCGCTTCCTGTCTCCCCAAGATGAACATGATGTATTATTTAGTATTTTGCCAACCCCGCTTCCTGTCTCCCCAAGATGAACATGATGTATTATTTAGTATTTTGTCAACCGCGCTTCCTGTCTCCCCAAGATGAACATGATGTATTATTTAGTATTTTGCCAACTGTCAATTTTGACAACTGTCAATTATGATAAACATTCCCTTCCTGTCTCCCCAAGATGAACATGATGTATTATTTAGTATTTTGCCAACCGCGCTTCCTGTCTCCCCAAGATGAACATGATGTATTATTTAGTATTTTGCCAACCACGCTTCCTGTATCCCCAAGATGAACATGATGTATTATTTAGTATTTTGCCAACCGCGCTTCCTGTCTCCCCAAGATGAAGGACTTTTAACACTGACGTTTTGCTTCACTACACACTCAACTGCTTTCATTGGTGTCACATTAGCTAGAAACCACAAGTGTCTATCCAGATAATGAAAAGGCACATGAGACATTCAATTCAAGGAACTTACAATATAGTTACATAACATTTGCAGTGTGCATGATCATAAGCCAAGTCATTGTAGCCTTTCATTTCACTTCCCCTGTGAGAACCATGAGCAATGGACTGACTTGGCTCTGCTGTACCACAGCAGAAACCTGCCGGCAGTCTACCTACCAAATTATTTTGAATACCTTTTAGTAAAACAAGCACAACAGCAGATAAGGTTAGCATGCTAGCAAACTTCACTGACAGCTTTCTATGCCTTATTTCAAATCTAAtccaatcaaaatgtatttgtcacatgtgccaaatacaacaggaccttacagtgaaatgcttacttacaagcccttaaccaacaatgcagtttaaagaaaatgcctatttaaaaaaaaattaaagtaacaaataattgaacagcagcagtgaaataacaatagtgagacttaatacagggggaaccggtacagagttaatgtggaggctataagggggtaccggtacagagttaatgtggaggctatatacagggggaaccggtacagagttaatgtggaggctatatacataccggtacagagtcaatgtggaggctatatacagggggtaccggtacagagttaatgtggaggctatatacagggggaaccggtacagagttaatgtggaggctatatacagggggaaccggtacagagtcaatgtggaggctatatacagggggtaccggtacagagttaatgtggaggctatatacagagttaatgtggaggctatatacaggggtacggtacagagttaatgtggaggctatatacaggggaaccggtacagagttaatgtggaggctatatacaggggaaccggtacagagttaatgtggaggctatatacaggggaaccggtacagagtcaatgtggaggctatatacaggggtaccggtacagagttaagaGTTAatgtacagagttaatgtggaggctatatacaggggaaccggtacagagtcaatgtggaggctatatacaggggtaccggtacagagttaatgtggaggctatatacaggggaaccggtacagagttaatgtggaggctatatacaggggtaccggtacagagttaatgtggaggctatatacaggggaaccggtacagagttaatgtggaggctatatacaggggtaccggtacagagttaatgtggaggctatatacaggggtaccggtacagagttaatgtggaggctatatacagggggaaccggtacagagtcaatgtggaggctatatacagggggtacagagttaatgtggaggctatatacagggggagttaatgtggaggctatatacagggggaaccggtacagagttaatgtggaggctatatacaggggtaccggtacagagttaatgtggaggctatatacaggggtacggtacagagttaatgtggaggctatatacagagtacagagttaatgtggaggctacatatacagagttaatgaggaggctatatacaggggtaccggtacagagttaatgtggaggctatatacaggggaaccggtacagagtcaatgtggaggctatatacaggggtaccggtacagagttaatgtggaggctatatacaggggaaccggtacagagttaatgtggaggctatatacaggggaaccggtacagagtcaatgtggaggctattaatgtacagagttaatgtggaggctatatacagaggaggctatataccggtacagagttaatgtggaggctatatacagggggaaccgtaCAGTACAGGGgtagttaatgtggaggctatatacaggggtaccggtacagagttaatgtggaggctatatacagggggaaccggtacagagttaatgtggaggctatatacagggggtaccggtacagagttaatgtggaggctatatacagggggaaccggtacagagtcaatgtggaggctatatacagggggaaccggtacagagttaatgtggaggctaatgtaccggtacagagttaatgtggaggctatatacaggggaagtacagagttaatgtacaggggtacagagttaatgtggaggctatatacagggggaaccggtacagagtcaatgtggaggctatatacagggggaaccggtacagagttaatgtggaggctatatacagggggtaccggtacagagttaatgtggagggtacagagttaatgtggaggctatatacaggggtaccggtacagagttaatgtggaggctatatacaggggaaccggtacagagttaatgtgggtacagagttaatgtggaggctatatacagggggtaccggtacagagttaatgtggaggctatatacagggggaaccggtacagagttaatgtggaggctatatacagggggtaccggtacagagttaatgtggaggctatatacagggggtaccggtacagagttaatgtggaggctatatacagggggaaccggtacagagttaatgtggaggctatatacagggggtaccggtacagagttaatgtggaggctatatacagggggaaccggtacagagttaatgtggaggctatatacagggggtaccggtacagagttaatgtaacAATTTACACACATACAGGGCTGGTTTCAACCCCTCCAACACCTCGTGGGCCAAACATTCTATCTGTTCCTCCTCCTGGTGACAGAGTAAACATTCTATCTGCCCCTCCTCCTGGTGACAGAGATAAACATTCTATCTGCCTCTCCTCCTGGTGTCAGAGATAAACATTCTATCTGCTCCTCCTCCTGGTGTCAGAATAAACATTCTATCTGCCCCTCCTTCTGGTGACAGAGAAAAAAACATTCTATCTGCCCCTCCTCCTGGTGTCAGAGAAAAACATTCTATCTGCCCCACCTCCTGGTGACAGAGATAAACATTCTATCGGCTCCTCCTCCCGGTGTCAGAGTAAACATTCTATCTGCCCCTCCTCCTGGTGTCAGAGTAAACATTCTATCTGCCCCTCCTCCTGGTGTCAGAGAAAAACATTCTTCTGCCCCTCCTCCTGGTGTCAACAGGAAAACATTCTATCTGCCCCTCCTCCTGGTGTCAGAGTAAACATTCTATCTGCCCCTCCTCCTGGTGTCAGAGTAAACATTCTATCTGCCCCTCCTCCTGGTGTCAGAGATAAACATTCTATCTGCCCCTCCTCCTGGTGTCAGAGTAAACATTCTATCTGCCCCTCCTCCTGGTGTCAGAGTAAACATTCTATCTGCCCCTCCTCCTGGTgacagagaaaaaaaacattctaTCTGCCCCTCCTCCTGGTGTCAG containing:
- the LOC115136588 gene encoding extracellular calcium-sensing receptor-like; this encodes MSLCGWLWLLYCLHVPGSVWGLDGGGEGACRLEAKPVSGSVYRAGDVVIGGLFPIHVEAPLPEQEFRSIKGNSTCTMFNQRAYRWLQTMIFALEEINRDPALLPNLTLGFLASDTCRSEGTTLGAALAMVTGKETSVVGTECGTTPEVPVIIGDARSSASMVVAQTLGPFDLPMVSYFATCACLSDNWRYPSFFRTVPSDAFQARGMAKLLRQLGWVWVGLVSEDGDYGKFGVQLLLQELQGSGVCVAYSEVLPKLPSKRKIRHIADTIRGSTARVVVAFVGFAGHSGALMEEVVRQNITDKQWIASEAWVTFSTIAAPKNLPSLAGTIGFALKKAEIPGLGPFLTRRHPDRDYQKSDPFLRELWEEMFGCSLGVDPSVTLPSRRQCTGSEVIREGESQYADVSQLRASYNVYKAVYAIAYAIQDMMACRPGDGVFNGGQCPDIRKLQPSQIVHYLRGVNFSTPVGESFHFDMNGDPPASYDIINWHVTPEGMAEFVQVGHFLSSEGSDDQFHIDMDKVVWGGGSRDEVLVSVCSADCPPGTRHAVQKGRPVCCFDCLSCAEGEISNTTGSVECIRCPDRFWSNPDRTACIPQLVDFLSYSDTMGVILSVISVSGATLTAGALATFLYHRHTALVKANNSELSFLLLLSLKLCFLCALVFIGRPKPWTCMLRHTLFGISFVFCISCLLSRTVVVLVAFRATLPGENLMRYFSPTQQRMGISLCTLIQVLICVLWLALAPPRPAEMRGREGRGPRVILECEVGSVVGFSLVLCYIGLLASLCLLLAFLARKLPDNFNEAKFITFSMLIFCAVWISFIPAYVSSPGKYTVAVEIFAILASSFGLLLCLFAPKCFIILLRPERNTKKHMMSKY